A section of the Alkalihalobacillus sp. LMS39 genome encodes:
- a CDS encoding pentapeptide repeat-containing protein: MSTRFANPLQADCEQCFGLCCVALPYAKSADFPIDKESGVPCSHLQTDYRCDIHSNLREKQFKGCTVFECFGAGQKVSQQTYANVTWQNNPSIAKEMFQVFPIMHQLHEMLAYLQEALSHEAASSLFSSLYMTIEETEQTTNLPGRLLLDYDNNAHRRKVNPLLLEASVLIREKARKQASPKNASRFEKRRDFIGANLQEANLQGLNLRGALFIATNLRKANLREADFIGADFRDANICGADLRGSIFLTQVQVNAAIGDRETKLPSSLSQPPHWK; this comes from the coding sequence ATGTCAACACGCTTCGCAAATCCGTTACAAGCTGATTGTGAACAGTGCTTTGGATTATGTTGTGTTGCTCTACCATATGCTAAATCGGCGGATTTCCCTATTGATAAAGAAAGTGGAGTTCCTTGTTCTCATTTACAAACCGATTATCGCTGTGACATTCATTCTAATTTAAGAGAGAAACAATTTAAAGGATGTACCGTATTTGAATGTTTTGGAGCAGGACAAAAAGTATCGCAACAAACATATGCAAATGTAACATGGCAAAATAACCCTTCGATTGCAAAAGAAATGTTTCAAGTATTTCCGATTATGCATCAACTTCATGAGATGCTGGCCTACTTACAAGAAGCACTTTCACATGAAGCAGCGTCCTCTCTTTTTTCGTCGCTATACATGACGATAGAAGAAACGGAACAAACCACTAATCTACCAGGTCGACTTTTACTAGATTATGATAATAATGCGCATAGAAGAAAGGTAAATCCATTGCTACTTGAAGCGAGTGTTCTTATTCGTGAAAAAGCAAGAAAACAAGCTTCCCCAAAAAACGCTTCTCGTTTTGAAAAACGACGAGATTTCATTGGGGCCAATTTACAAGAAGCGAATTTACAAGGTCTCAATTTACGTGGTGCCCTTTTTATTGCAACTAATTTACGAAAAGCGAATTTGCGGGAAGCGGATTTCATTGGAGCAGATTTTCGCGATGCTAATATTTGTGGAGCTGATTTAAGGGGAAGTATATTTCTAACACAAGTCCAAGTGAATGCAGCGATAGGAGATCGCGAAACAAAGCTCCCAAGTTCCTTATCTCAACCGCCACATTGGAAATAA
- a CDS encoding molybdenum cofactor guanylyltransferase — protein MNESVTGIVLAGGRSTRFGQPKALELYKGKPFYQYSVDAISPFCSNIVIIAHPDIKEKIEASSSYFVICDDKQYQGNGPLAGIWTGMQKKSDWYMIAPCDTPLLDSTIYKTLCSIVASNEELDALIPVIKEIRQPLIGMYNRRCLPFIEQLLQQQIYKVGALLQRVSVLTVSEEAFLEDDAFMNINTKAQFELLLNKKTSE, from the coding sequence ATGAATGAAAGCGTAACCGGAATTGTATTAGCTGGAGGACGTTCTACAAGATTCGGACAGCCGAAAGCGCTTGAACTATATAAAGGGAAACCTTTTTATCAATATTCTGTCGACGCCATCTCTCCTTTTTGTTCAAACATTGTCATTATCGCGCACCCTGATATTAAAGAAAAAATAGAAGCCTCTTCTTCTTATTTTGTCATATGTGATGATAAACAGTATCAAGGTAACGGACCTTTGGCTGGAATATGGACAGGCATGCAAAAAAAGAGCGACTGGTATATGATCGCTCCTTGTGATACCCCTTTGCTTGATTCTACGATTTATAAGACATTATGTTCTATCGTTGCTAGTAACGAAGAACTTGATGCGCTCATACCGGTAATAAAAGAAATAAGACAACCACTCATCGGCATGTATAATCGACGTTGCCTCCCTTTTATAGAACAATTACTACAACAACAAATATATAAAGTCGGCGCTTTATTACAACGAGTGTCTGTCCTTACAGTTTCTGAGGAGGCTTTTTTAGAAGATGATGCATTTATGAACATCAATACGAAAGCTCAATTTGAACTATTATTAAACAAAAAAACGAGTGAATGA
- a CDS encoding molybdopterin oxidoreductase family protein has translation MSDLIKYFREKQMKESSEAILHARCPYCSMQCSMELIEERIVKRNRFKAKPNKQDPTSEGRLCMKGLFAHQHVINGERLKTPVVNIDGEFVSVSWELALEVIAEKWQDLQAEYGKDSIGVYGGGSLTNEEAYLLGKFARVGLGTKYIDYNGRFCMSAAASAQVAVFGIDRGITNELSEIADAKCIILAGTNIAECQPTMMPYFRKAKKNGAFIIAIDPRETATTKLADLHLKVKPGMDANVVIGMLKVIIEEDYVDHSFVQERTKGFAEVKEQVKTVSLATVEKETGIAQADIEKAAREYGKAETGMVFTARGVEQHASGHQNVRQFLNLVLATGKIGKYACGYGAITGQGNGQGGREHGQKADQLPGYRSIENKEHREYIASVWEVDESELPRKGVSAYEMMEKIDEEEIKALFVMASNPIVSTPNSLFVQKALEKLDFLVVVDMFISETAKMADIILPCTSYLEDEGTMTNLEGRVVFREAERKAPQDVKHDWAILCELGRALGKEKWFSYESAEEIFNELRLASKGGVADYYGITYERIKEEKGVFWPCPKEEDNGTRRLFESSFMTTDSLASFTNLEFQYPKEAPSKKYPLVLTTGRVMEHYLTGVQTRRSHDLVQRSMDAFVEIHPNTAKKYGIEEGKLIRIESVRGTAVVKSRFTEGIREDTIFVPFHWGDLQSINRVTSPALDPVCRMPEFKVSAVSIRPVHQQQKEEEKKYKVLTG, from the coding sequence ATGAGCGATCTCATAAAATATTTCAGAGAAAAGCAAATGAAAGAAAGCTCAGAAGCCATTTTACACGCGCGCTGTCCATATTGTAGTATGCAATGCTCAATGGAACTTATTGAAGAGCGAATTGTAAAAAGAAATCGTTTTAAAGCAAAGCCGAATAAACAAGACCCAACATCAGAAGGCAGATTGTGTATGAAAGGTCTTTTTGCTCATCAACATGTTATCAACGGAGAACGATTGAAAACACCGGTTGTGAATATTGATGGTGAGTTCGTTAGTGTTTCGTGGGAACTTGCGTTAGAAGTGATTGCAGAAAAATGGCAAGACTTGCAAGCGGAATATGGAAAAGATTCGATTGGTGTTTATGGTGGTGGCTCGTTAACAAATGAAGAAGCCTACTTGCTAGGAAAGTTTGCTAGAGTTGGACTAGGGACCAAATATATAGATTACAATGGACGATTTTGCATGAGTGCTGCGGCTTCTGCTCAAGTTGCAGTGTTTGGTATTGACCGAGGCATTACAAATGAGTTATCGGAAATTGCCGACGCAAAATGTATTATTTTAGCGGGAACGAATATAGCTGAATGTCAGCCGACGATGATGCCTTATTTCCGTAAAGCGAAAAAAAATGGTGCGTTTATAATCGCGATTGACCCACGTGAAACCGCGACAACAAAACTAGCGGATTTGCATTTAAAAGTGAAGCCAGGAATGGATGCCAATGTTGTTATTGGAATGCTAAAGGTCATTATTGAGGAAGATTATGTGGATCATTCGTTTGTTCAGGAACGAACAAAAGGATTTGCTGAAGTAAAAGAGCAAGTCAAAACCGTATCGTTAGCAACAGTGGAAAAAGAAACAGGCATAGCACAAGCTGATATTGAAAAAGCCGCAAGAGAGTATGGAAAAGCAGAAACAGGCATGGTTTTTACTGCACGTGGTGTCGAACAACATGCAAGTGGCCACCAAAATGTACGACAGTTTTTAAACCTTGTGTTAGCGACAGGCAAAATTGGAAAGTATGCTTGTGGGTATGGTGCGATTACAGGACAAGGAAACGGCCAAGGAGGAAGAGAACATGGTCAAAAAGCCGACCAACTTCCAGGGTATCGCTCGATTGAAAATAAAGAACATCGTGAATATATTGCTTCGGTATGGGAAGTAGATGAATCGGAATTACCGCGAAAAGGCGTTTCTGCATATGAAATGATGGAGAAAATTGATGAAGAAGAAATTAAAGCATTATTTGTTATGGCATCCAATCCAATTGTGTCTACCCCAAATAGTTTATTTGTACAAAAGGCACTGGAGAAATTAGATTTTTTAGTTGTTGTTGATATGTTTATTTCTGAAACAGCAAAAATGGCTGATATTATTTTACCGTGCACATCTTATTTAGAAGATGAAGGAACGATGACAAATCTAGAAGGACGTGTTGTTTTCCGTGAAGCAGAACGAAAAGCACCACAAGACGTTAAACATGATTGGGCGATTTTATGTGAACTCGGGAGGGCATTAGGAAAAGAAAAGTGGTTTTCTTATGAGTCTGCAGAAGAGATTTTTAACGAACTTCGTTTAGCAAGTAAAGGTGGTGTCGCCGATTATTACGGCATTACCTATGAGCGAATAAAAGAAGAAAAAGGCGTGTTTTGGCCCTGTCCAAAAGAAGAAGACAATGGAACAAGACGTTTATTTGAATCTTCGTTTATGACAACAGATTCCTTAGCCTCATTCACAAATCTAGAGTTCCAATATCCAAAAGAAGCCCCATCAAAAAAATATCCGTTAGTATTAACAACTGGACGGGTTATGGAGCATTATTTAACAGGAGTTCAAACGAGAAGAAGTCATGATCTTGTACAGCGAAGTATGGACGCGTTTGTAGAAATTCATCCGAACACAGCGAAAAAATATGGGATTGAAGAAGGCAAGTTAATTCGAATTGAATCAGTACGGGGAACAGCTGTTGTGAAAAGTCGATTTACGGAAGGAATACGAGAAGATACGATTTTCGTACCGTTTCATTGGGGAGACCTTCAATCGATTAACCGCGTCACAAGCCCTGCTTTAGATCCGGTCTGTCGCATGCCTGAATTTAAAGTAAGTGCAGTCTCCATACGTCCTGTTCATCAGCAACAAAAGGAAGAAGAGAAAAAGTATAAAGTGCTAACTGGATAG
- the nirB gene encoding nitrite reductase large subunit NirB, whose amino-acid sequence MAKQKLVLIGNGMAGVRAIEEIIKVGGKERFEITIFGSEPHVNYNRIALSTVLQGDTTIKDIELNSLEWYEENNITLYTSETVMKLDKEKKTIVTDKGREVSYDYAIIATGSHPFMLPLPGADLEGVIAFRNIKDCEMMIEAAENYKKAVVIGGGLLGLEAARGLINLGMKVDVVHIQDYLMERQLDQDAGRLLRIELEKQGMNFLMPKLTSEIVGKNRVKKVRFKDGTETTADLVVMAVGIKPNVDVAKASGIEVNRGIVVNDFMETSADGVFAVGECAEHREIVYGLVAPLWEQGKVLAKRICGEEANVGYEGSVLSTKLKVSGVNVFSAGEFIDDGSTRSVRVYDEFEGMYKKVMIRDNKVVGAVLFGDTKEGPKLFNMIQDGADVSDMAPISILQDGSTSGESIVASMADSDTVCGCNGVSKGEIVNSIKVDGMCSVEEVSGCTNAGRSCGTCKPMIAELLELTLGDEFDGADQKQTLCGCTTLTHEEVVDEIRAKGLTHTKEVMNVLGWKTEEGCSKCRPAINYYLGMVHPTIHEDERESRFVNERMHANIQKDGTYSVVPRMYGGVTNSSELRRIADVADKYDVPLMKITGGQRIDLFGVKKEDLPSVWKELDMPSGYAYGKSLRTVKTCVGENFCRFGTQDSIGMGIALEKKFERLQTPHKVKMAVSACPRNCAESGIKDLGIVGVEGAWEIYVGGNGGTELRKADLLCKVKTSEEVLEITAAYLQLYRETARYLERTAPWVERYGLEQIRTEIIEDDANRQALSERMNTALSVLHDPWEEIIGSEELKQSLFSNNKVKVVQS is encoded by the coding sequence ATGGCGAAACAAAAACTAGTTTTAATTGGGAATGGTATGGCAGGCGTCCGAGCGATAGAGGAAATTATAAAAGTTGGTGGGAAAGAAAGATTTGAGATAACAATCTTTGGGAGTGAACCTCATGTAAACTATAATCGTATTGCGCTATCAACGGTTTTACAAGGGGATACAACGATTAAAGATATTGAATTAAATAGTCTTGAATGGTATGAGGAAAACAATATTACGCTTTATACTAGCGAAACAGTCATGAAACTAGATAAAGAAAAGAAAACAATAGTCACAGATAAAGGAAGAGAAGTAAGTTATGACTATGCGATTATTGCGACTGGTTCACATCCATTTATGCTTCCGTTACCAGGTGCTGATTTAGAAGGTGTTATTGCTTTCCGTAATATTAAAGACTGTGAAATGATGATTGAAGCAGCAGAAAACTATAAAAAAGCAGTTGTCATCGGTGGAGGATTACTAGGATTAGAAGCAGCACGTGGATTAATTAATTTAGGAATGAAAGTTGATGTTGTCCACATTCAAGACTATTTAATGGAACGGCAGCTTGACCAAGATGCTGGTCGTTTACTTCGTATTGAGCTTGAAAAACAAGGGATGAACTTTTTAATGCCAAAGTTAACGTCCGAGATAGTCGGAAAAAATCGAGTGAAAAAAGTTCGATTTAAAGATGGAACAGAAACGACAGCAGATTTAGTTGTGATGGCAGTTGGAATTAAACCAAATGTCGATGTCGCTAAAGCAAGTGGCATTGAAGTGAACCGAGGAATTGTTGTCAATGACTTTATGGAAACGAGTGCTGACGGAGTCTTTGCTGTAGGGGAATGTGCAGAACACCGTGAAATCGTATACGGACTTGTGGCGCCACTTTGGGAACAAGGGAAAGTATTAGCGAAACGAATTTGTGGTGAAGAGGCTAATGTTGGATATGAAGGTTCTGTTTTATCGACCAAATTAAAAGTATCCGGTGTTAACGTCTTTTCTGCTGGTGAATTTATCGATGACGGATCAACAAGAAGTGTTCGCGTGTATGATGAATTTGAAGGCATGTATAAGAAAGTGATGATCCGCGATAATAAAGTGGTTGGTGCCGTATTATTTGGAGACACAAAAGAAGGTCCAAAGCTATTTAATATGATTCAAGATGGGGCAGATGTATCAGATATGGCTCCGATCTCGATTTTACAAGATGGTTCCACATCAGGTGAAAGCATCGTTGCTTCTATGGCTGATAGTGATACCGTTTGTGGCTGTAATGGGGTTTCAAAAGGGGAGATCGTCAATTCGATTAAAGTTGATGGAATGTGTTCGGTTGAGGAAGTTAGTGGCTGTACAAATGCCGGCCGTTCTTGTGGTACGTGTAAGCCGATGATTGCAGAATTATTAGAGTTAACACTAGGTGATGAGTTTGATGGGGCGGATCAAAAACAAACCCTTTGTGGGTGTACGACTTTAACTCATGAAGAGGTAGTTGATGAAATTCGTGCAAAAGGATTAACACATACAAAAGAAGTGATGAACGTTCTAGGTTGGAAAACAGAAGAAGGGTGTTCAAAATGTCGTCCAGCCATTAACTATTATTTAGGAATGGTGCACCCGACAATTCATGAAGACGAGAGAGAATCCCGATTTGTTAACGAAAGAATGCACGCTAATATTCAGAAAGACGGAACATATTCGGTTGTTCCACGGATGTATGGCGGGGTTACCAACTCTTCTGAACTGAGAAGAATTGCAGATGTGGCCGATAAATATGATGTACCTCTTATGAAAATTACGGGGGGGCAACGGATTGATTTGTTCGGGGTGAAAAAAGAAGATTTACCAAGTGTTTGGAAAGAACTTGATATGCCTTCTGGTTATGCATACGGAAAATCACTTCGAACAGTGAAAACATGTGTAGGAGAAAATTTCTGTCGCTTTGGAACACAAGATTCAATTGGAATGGGAATTGCCCTCGAGAAGAAGTTTGAACGACTTCAAACACCACATAAAGTAAAAATGGCTGTGTCAGCGTGTCCACGAAATTGTGCCGAGTCAGGAATTAAAGATTTAGGGATCGTAGGTGTTGAAGGGGCATGGGAAATTTACGTTGGTGGAAATGGTGGGACAGAGCTTAGAAAAGCCGATTTGCTTTGTAAAGTAAAAACGTCTGAAGAAGTGTTAGAAATTACAGCGGCTTATTTACAGCTATACCGTGAAACAGCGAGATATTTAGAGCGTACTGCTCCTTGGGTTGAACGCTATGGCCTTGAACAGATTAGAACAGAAATTATTGAAGATGACGCTAATCGTCAAGCTTTAAGTGAACGTATGAATACAGCCTTATCTGTTCTTCATGACCCATGGGAAGAGATTATTGGAAGTGAAGAGTTAAAACAATCTTTATTCTCAAACAACAAAGTGAAAGTCGTTCAATCTTAA
- the moaC gene encoding cyclic pyranopterin monophosphate synthase MoaC: protein MAEFTHFNEEGRAKMVDISPKHVTVRTAVAHSSVQVNDEIYEKIKTGQMGKGDVLAVAQVAGIMAAKNTANWIPMCHPLSLQGVNISFSWEESEQKTLHITVEVKTEGKTGVEMEALTAASATALTVYDMCKAVDKGMIIGPTYLQEKTGGKNGDFSRNLK, encoded by the coding sequence ATGGCAGAGTTCACCCATTTTAATGAAGAAGGTAGAGCCAAAATGGTCGACATTTCTCCAAAGCACGTCACCGTACGAACAGCTGTAGCCCATTCAAGTGTTCAAGTGAATGATGAAATATATGAAAAAATTAAAACGGGTCAAATGGGAAAAGGAGATGTATTAGCTGTCGCTCAAGTCGCTGGAATTATGGCAGCCAAAAATACGGCTAACTGGATTCCAATGTGCCACCCGCTTTCATTACAAGGGGTCAATATTTCGTTTTCTTGGGAAGAATCAGAACAGAAAACTTTACATATTACAGTAGAAGTGAAAACAGAAGGAAAAACGGGAGTTGAAATGGAAGCTTTAACCGCCGCTTCTGCGACAGCGTTAACGGTATATGATATGTGCAAAGCCGTTGATAAAGGCATGATTATCGGCCCGACTTATTTACAAGAAAAAACGGGTGGCAAAAATGGTGATTTTTCACGCAATCTAAAATAG
- a CDS encoding MOSC domain-containing protein, whose translation MNVALKAISIGDVKSLKQNDKIVSSAIQKSTIASANVTLLGLEGDAQADLKNHGGPDKAICAYFFDHYSFWEEKLDKSLSFSAFGENVTLQGTTEKEIRIGDIFKVNDVLMQVSQPRQPCFKLGLKHGQPQMPVWVRETGYTGFYFRVLQEGTFTMDHSFERVETNPTYPTLAQANELMYSAHPNKEAIKEIIEINELSESWKKQFKKRLNK comes from the coding sequence ATGAATGTAGCGCTAAAAGCGATCTCGATCGGGGATGTTAAGTCGTTAAAGCAAAACGATAAAATAGTCTCTTCTGCTATCCAAAAATCAACGATTGCGAGTGCGAATGTCACGTTGTTAGGACTTGAAGGTGATGCCCAAGCCGATTTAAAAAATCATGGGGGGCCAGATAAAGCGATATGTGCTTATTTTTTTGACCATTATTCCTTTTGGGAAGAAAAATTGGACAAGTCATTATCATTTTCAGCCTTTGGTGAAAATGTCACATTACAAGGGACAACTGAAAAAGAAATTCGCATCGGAGACATTTTTAAAGTAAATGATGTTCTCATGCAAGTTAGTCAACCACGACAGCCATGTTTTAAATTAGGGTTAAAACATGGACAACCCCAAATGCCTGTATGGGTTCGTGAAACTGGATATACAGGATTTTATTTTCGTGTGTTACAAGAAGGAACATTTACAATGGACCATTCTTTTGAGCGGGTGGAAACAAACCCAACATATCCAACACTTGCACAAGCAAATGAACTTATGTATAGTGCTCATCCGAATAAAGAAGCGATAAAGGAAATTATTGAAATCAACGAATTGTCTGAAAGCTGGAAGAAACAATTTAAGAAACGATTAAATAAATGA
- a CDS encoding molybdenum cofactor biosynthesis protein B — translation MSVEEHRKEAPTVVRCLVVTVSDTRTTETDKSGHLIHELLEEANYEVRDYAIVKDEYSEVQRWIMSASEREDIDAVLINGGTGLALRDTTYEAVDASLDKVIPGFGELFRYLSYTEDIGTASILSRAVAGVRGNTAVFSMPGSSGAVRLAMTKIIIPELAHVIREIRKDRK, via the coding sequence ATGTCAGTTGAGGAACATCGAAAGGAAGCGCCGACTGTTGTCCGTTGTTTAGTTGTAACGGTATCAGATACGCGGACAACAGAAACGGATAAAAGTGGCCATCTTATACATGAACTACTAGAGGAAGCAAATTATGAAGTGAGAGATTATGCAATTGTGAAAGACGAGTATAGTGAAGTACAACGTTGGATTATGAGCGCAAGTGAACGTGAGGACATTGATGCGGTGTTAATCAACGGGGGAACAGGGTTAGCGTTACGAGATACAACTTATGAAGCGGTTGATGCTAGTCTTGATAAAGTCATTCCTGGTTTTGGTGAGCTATTTCGATATTTAAGTTACACCGAAGATATCGGAACAGCATCGATTTTGAGCCGAGCGGTTGCAGGAGTAAGAGGAAATACAGCTGTATTTTCAATGCCTGGTTCAAGTGGAGCAGTTCGCTTAGCGATGACTAAAATCATTATTCCCGAACTGGCTCATGTCATAAGAGAAATTCGCAAAGACCGAAAATAA
- a CDS encoding M23 family metallopeptidase gives MDKRLEKVRRKIENRRRDAHGNVKRKERSAPIIYDRHDEARDEPDFYVYQEKQEDKQESLFNKEWFMLRSMMAVLLFLGTAILFSNQSQALDGARAFIKNSYEQEFQFSAIANWYENQFGRPLALLPYENDMALHDVDETPDLAYAVPASGVVTESFQQNGRGILVETGKDKRVEAVKAGVVIFVGEEDNLGKTIGIRHYDDEGESWYGMLSDVDVQLYDTVTSGSEIGKVSSNEQAEKGIYYFALKQGEQYIDPIDVISFD, from the coding sequence ATGGATAAACGATTGGAAAAGGTAAGAAGAAAGATAGAAAACAGGAGAAGAGATGCACATGGCAATGTTAAACGTAAAGAACGGTCGGCGCCAATAATCTATGACAGGCATGATGAAGCGAGGGATGAACCGGATTTTTATGTGTACCAAGAAAAGCAAGAGGATAAACAAGAAAGTTTGTTTAATAAAGAATGGTTTATGCTGCGCTCGATGATGGCTGTTCTATTATTTTTAGGAACTGCTATTTTATTCAGCAATCAGTCTCAAGCATTAGATGGAGCAAGAGCTTTCATTAAAAATTCATATGAACAAGAGTTTCAATTTTCTGCGATTGCCAATTGGTATGAAAATCAGTTTGGCAGACCACTCGCGCTATTGCCTTATGAAAACGACATGGCCTTACATGATGTTGATGAAACACCAGATTTAGCTTATGCAGTTCCAGCGTCAGGTGTTGTGACCGAAAGTTTTCAACAAAATGGACGAGGCATATTAGTTGAAACAGGAAAGGATAAGAGGGTAGAAGCTGTAAAGGCAGGTGTCGTTATTTTTGTGGGTGAGGAAGATAATTTAGGGAAAACAATTGGGATTAGGCATTATGATGATGAAGGAGAATCATGGTACGGAATGTTAAGTGATGTCGATGTCCAATTGTATGATACCGTGACATCAGGAAGTGAAATTGGGAAGGTATCGAGCAATGAACAAGCGGAAAAAGGAATTTATTATTTTGCCTTAAAGCAAGGAGAACAGTATATTGACCCCATTGACGTGATATCGTTTGACTGA
- the minD gene encoding septum site-determining protein MinD encodes MGEAIVITSGKGGVGKTTTSANIGTSLALSGKKVCLIDTDIGLRNLDVVMGLENRIIYDLVDVVEERCRLQQALIKDKRFECLTLLPAAQTKDKSSVQPHQMKKIVEELKQDYDYIIIDCPAGIEQGFKNAIAGADRAVVVTTPEISAVRDADRIIGLLEKEDIESPKLVVNRIRNHMMKNGDMLDVDEIVSILAIELLGIVVDDDDVIKHSNNGEPVALFPSSKAAIAYRNIARRILGETVPLMAIDGQKGMFSKVKKFFGIRP; translated from the coding sequence GTGGGAGAGGCTATCGTCATTACTTCAGGTAAAGGGGGAGTTGGAAAAACAACGACCTCAGCAAACATAGGGACATCTCTTGCCCTTTCAGGTAAAAAAGTTTGCTTAATTGATACAGATATTGGTTTGCGCAATTTAGATGTTGTGATGGGATTGGAAAACCGGATTATTTATGATTTAGTCGATGTGGTAGAAGAACGCTGTCGTCTTCAGCAAGCGTTAATTAAGGACAAGCGATTTGAATGTTTAACTTTGTTACCAGCGGCACAAACAAAAGATAAATCATCTGTTCAACCACATCAAATGAAAAAAATTGTAGAAGAATTAAAACAAGACTATGATTATATTATTATTGATTGCCCTGCTGGAATTGAACAAGGGTTTAAAAATGCGATTGCCGGGGCCGATCGTGCTGTTGTTGTCACAACACCAGAAATATCGGCTGTTAGAGATGCAGACCGTATTATCGGATTACTAGAAAAAGAAGATATTGAATCTCCAAAACTAGTCGTCAATCGAATTCGCAATCACATGATGAAAAATGGTGATATGTTAGACGTTGATGAAATTGTATCAATTCTTGCGATTGAGCTTCTTGGCATTGTCGTTGATGATGATGATGTGATTAAGCATTCTAACAATGGTGAACCTGTCGCATTATTCCCATCAAGTAAAGCTGCGATTGCTTATCGTAACATCGCAAGAAGAATTCTTGGGGAAACTGTGCCATTAATGGCGATTGATGGACAAAAAGGAATGTTTTCCAAAGTGAAAAAGTTTTTTGGGATACGTCCATAA
- the minC gene encoding septum site-determining protein MinC gives MSQKKHHVTIKGTKEGLNFLLDDGCSFSDLIVELKEKLSSKHYQQNDEGRQALVNVIVGNRFLTKDQETQLRDVIVKDNQLRIEKIDSNIITKEEAEKIRREKQVVTVAKVIRSGQVLEIRGDVLLIGDVNPGGKVMATGNVFIMGALRGAAHAGCEGNREAIICASRMEPSHLIIADELAEQPNRTEQVASEMECAYIHETENKVLVDKIQLLYHLRPMLTNFIELN, from the coding sequence ATGTCGCAAAAAAAACATCATGTTACAATAAAAGGTACAAAAGAAGGATTAAACTTTTTACTTGATGATGGTTGTTCTTTCTCTGACTTGATAGTAGAGTTAAAAGAGAAACTATCTTCAAAACATTATCAGCAAAACGATGAAGGACGCCAAGCTTTAGTGAATGTTATTGTCGGCAATCGTTTTCTTACAAAAGATCAGGAAACTCAATTACGTGACGTTATTGTCAAAGACAATCAATTGCGAATTGAGAAAATTGACTCAAATATTATTACAAAAGAAGAAGCTGAAAAAATTCGTCGTGAAAAGCAAGTCGTCACCGTTGCTAAAGTTATCCGCTCAGGACAAGTTCTCGAAATTAGAGGCGATGTATTACTCATCGGTGATGTTAATCCGGGTGGTAAAGTGATGGCAACAGGAAATGTATTTATAATGGGGGCATTAAGAGGAGCTGCCCATGCTGGTTGCGAGGGAAATCGAGAAGCTATTATTTGTGCTTCGCGAATGGAACCCTCTCATTTGATCATTGCAGATGAGCTTGCTGAACAGCCGAATCGGACAGAGCAAGTGGCGAGTGAAATGGAATGTGCATACATACATGAAACAGAAAACAAAGTCCTCGTAGATAAAATTCAATTGCTATATCATCTTCGTCCTATGTTAACGAATTTTATTGAATTGAATTAG
- the nirD gene encoding nitrite reductase small subunit NirD, with product MNTLKDAKKVNIGKVTDYPIKVGKEVIIGEHHIAIFRLSNGKMRAVENRCPHKNGPLSQGIVSGEHVFCPLHDWKIDLDSGEVQKPDDGCVRTYQVTVEEEDVFITI from the coding sequence ATGAATACACTAAAAGATGCGAAAAAAGTCAACATTGGAAAAGTGACAGACTATCCAATAAAGGTTGGAAAAGAAGTTATAATTGGCGAACATCATATTGCGATTTTCCGTTTATCGAATGGGAAAATGCGTGCAGTAGAAAATCGTTGTCCTCATAAAAATGGACCATTGTCTCAAGGGATTGTCAGTGGTGAGCATGTCTTTTGTCCACTTCATGATTGGAAAATTGATTTAGATAGTGGCGAAGTACAAAAGCCAGATGACGGCTGTGTGAGAACATATCAGGTGACGGTTGAAGAAGAAGATGTTTTTATTACGATATAA